From the genome of Halictus rubicundus isolate RS-2024b chromosome 2, iyHalRubi1_principal, whole genome shotgun sequence, one region includes:
- the LOC143365775 gene encoding protein O-mannosyl-transferase Tmtc4, which yields MTLSVTQNKMMLSKANSELPAVPLRLSLFIITLLSLCFANSYDGDFVFDDSEAIVNNEDVQSTPLKNLFENDFWGAKLTNKQSHRSYRPITILTFRLNFWFRGSLVAQDYHLINIILHTIVSILLLAVFIVILGSKGTNTAFYATALFAVHPIHTEAVSGIVGRAELLCALFMWLSILLYYQSINASRLFYRWCSMCGCIASIAIAMLCKETGITAIGICSIYDIIVVNKIFPSDVIRFMKTKFSYIETKEFMKLKQKLITRLSILLISGLLLIVLRFSVMGFKAPTFQSVDNPASFMDNIFLRVLNYSYIYCLTIWLLICPEWLCFDWSMGCVPLITSYDSRILIVIIFWLILSAMIICTFIHREDMFLRSSIMGLALLIIPFLPASNIFFTVGFVLAERTLYIPSAGYCLLFVIGLQKLCNRVSVQSILLAYIVLVSLFFARSWMRSEQWKTETTLFRSALHVCPLNAKVHYNIAKNAADVGNITLALYEYKEALRLNPNYAQAMNNLGNLLKDQGKYIEAETLFKRAIELQDDFATVWMNLGIVLSALKKYDESEKSYLTALSHRSKYPDCLYNLGLLFLEQKYYDRALKAWDSAIKQRKNHRRAWTNTILLLDDLGKRNDALKVAYRALEFLPDDASIHFNIANILGKIGNFVEAEVYFKKAISKDSTNSMFYTNLGVLYHRWNKLDDAEYMYKKALDIKPEFNSARENLRKLYTLKSSIK from the exons ATGACATTGTCTGTTACTCAAAACAAAATGATGTTATCTAAGGCAAATTCTGAATTGCCTG CTGTTCCACTGCGACTTTCTTTGTTTATAATTACCCTATTGTCGCTGTGTTTCGCAAATAGTTACGATGGTGATTTCGTATTTGATGATTCTGAAGCAATCGTTAATAACGAAGATGTACAAAGTACTCCtctaaaaaatttgttcgaaaaTGATTTCTGGGGTGCTAAGTTGACCAACAAACAAAGTCATAGATCGTACAGACCTATCACAATTCTAACTTTCAG ACTGAATTTCTGGTTTCGTGGTAGTCTGGTTGCCCAAGACTATCATCTAATCAACATTATTCTACATACAATTGTCAGTATCCTCTTACTGGCTGTATTTATTGTAATTTTGGGTTCAAAAGGAACAAATACTGCATTTTATGCAACAGCATTGTTTGCTGTTCATCCTATACACACAGAAGCT GTTTCAGGCATTGTGGGTAGAGCAGAGTTGTTATGTGCTCTATTTATGTGGCTATCCATCCTTTTGTATTATCAATCGATAAATGCAAGTAGACTATTCTATAGGTGGTGCAGCATGTGTGGTTGCATCGCATCCATTGCTATTGCAATGTTGTGCAAAGAGACAGGCATCACTGCAATT GGAATTTGCAGTATATATGATATCATAGTggtaaataaaatattcccaTCCGATGTAATCAGATTCATGAAGACAAAGTTTTCTTACATAGAGACAAAAGAATTCATGAAACTAAAACAGAAGCTCATAACTAGACTTTCTATACTCTTGATATCTGGCTTATTGCTGATAGTCCTAAGATTCAGTGTTATGGGATTTAAAGCACCAACATTTCAATCTGTGGATAATCCAGCATCGTTCATGGATAATATATTCCTACGAGTACTGAATTATAGTTATATTTATTGCTTAACCATATGGTTGCTAATATGTCCAGAATGGTTGTGCTTTGATTGGTCCATGGGATGTGTACCTCTGATCACCAGTTATGACAGTAGAATActtattgtaattattttttggTTGATACTTAGTGCAATGATTATATGTACCTTTATCCACCGTGAAGACATGTTTTTAAG aTCCTCGATTATGGGACTAGCATTACTGATCATTCCATTTCTACCAGCTAGCAACATCTTTTTTACTGTCGGGTTTGTCTTAGCAGAGAGAACTCTATACATTCCCTCTGCTGGCTATTGCCTCTTGTTCGTCATAGGATTACAAAAGCTTTGTAATCGTGTTTCTGTGCAATCTATCCTATTAGCTTACATAGTTCTCGTTTCGTTGTTCTTCGCAAGATCTTGGATGAGGAGTGAGCAGTGGAAAACCGAAACTACGCTTTTCAGATCAGCGTTGCACGTTTGTCCGCTAAATGCAAAAGTTCACTATAATATTGCTAAGAACGCCGCTGATGTCGGGAATATTACGTTAGCGTTATACGAATACAAAGAAGCTCTAAG ACTGAATCCCAACTATGCTCAAGCAATGAACAATCTTGGTAACTTGCTCAAAGATCAGGGAAAGTATATAGAAGCAGAGACATTGTTTAAACGGGCTATAGAGCTCCA GGACGACTTTGCTACAGTATGGATGAATTTAGGTATCGTCCTGTCGGCTCTGAAGAAATACGACGAATCTGAGAAAAGTTATTTGACGGCACTGTCTCATAGATCCAAGTATCCCGATTGTCTCTATAATCTAGGTCTTTTG TTCCTGGAACAAAAATATTATGACAGAGCTTTAAAAGCTTGGGACTCTGCGATCAAGCAAAGAAAGAACCATAGAAGAGCTTGGACAAACACGATTCTGCTGTTGGATGATTTGG GTAAACGCAACGATGCGCTTAAAGTAGCATATCGAGCTTTGGAGTTTTTACCCGACGACGCTTCAATCCACTTTAACATTGCCAATATATTGGGTAAAATTGGAAATTTCGTGGAAGCAGAAGTGTACTTCAAGAAGGCGATATCAAAAGATTCTACCAATTCGATGTTTTATACGAACTTAG gAGTACTGTACCATCGGTGGAATAAACTGGACGATGCGGAGTATATGTACAAGAAGGCATTAGATATCAAACCAGAATTTAATAGTGCCAGggaaaatttgagaaaattgtACACCTTAAAGTcatcaataaaataa
- the Pbp49 gene encoding proximal sequence element A Pbp49 isoform X2 — protein sequence MPKFKDSRKLRKKDTFAPTEPPDVDLQTIQNLKRRLKQENKQLCYKYQSELFINYEKDKEVVDKIASPGQDILVFVRTYHPFMQRQKNPLKQCISILRLNTIIAVLGSQTLAHLRDKISCIADCTISKECSEDLKNAIGPMAKDVYKSGFFFIEDTFYNDSRCPKNTDYSKVIIEWAQRRSNLGPFKTATMEDCRIDSLLLRFGFPWVYKHQGGCEHLIVFSDARLINNNDALAVTAYPRIVRLRPLSSKYCMICGVYNAKWITVEHERIPHNPCYFCNSCFKSYNYVDGEKVGNFKAFAYPRNVEAVRKEKKK from the exons ATGCCAAAATTCAAAGACAGTAGGAAGCTCAGGAAAAAGGACACTTTCGCTCCTACAGAACCACCAGACGTGGACTTGCAAACCATCCAAAATCTCAAGAGAAGATTGAAACAAGAAAACAAGCAGCTTTGTTACAAGTACCAAAGCGAATTATTTATA AATTACGAGAAGGATAAAGAAGTAGTTGACAAGATTGCTAGTCCTGGACAAGATATTTTGGTCTTCGTCAGGACTTACCATCCTTTCATGCAACGCCAAAAAAATCCTCTAAAGCAATGCATTTCGATACTCCGATTAAATACCATTATAGCTGTGCTAGGTTCTCAGACTTTGGCACATTTGCGTGACAAAATATCTTGTATAGCCGATTGTACCATTTCTAAAGAATGCAGtgaagatttaaaaaatgcgaTAGGACCGATGGCAAAA GATGTGTACAAATCCGGTTTCTTTTTTATAGAGGACACTTTTTACAATGACTCTAGGTGTCCCAAAAACACTGATTACAGTAAAGTGATTATCGAGTGGGCACAAAGGCGATCGAATTTAGGACCTTTCAAAACTGCCACAATGGAGGATTGTAGAATAGATTCCTTGCTCTTAAGATTCGGTTTCCCATGGGTATACAAACACCAAGGCGGCTGTGAACATTTGATCGTGTTTAGCGACGCAAG ATTGATCAATAACAACGATGCTTTGGCTGTAACCGCATACCCACGAATTGTGAGACTAAGACCCTTGTCTTCCAAGTATTGCATGATATGTGGCGTGTACAATGCAAAATGGATCACTGTGGAACACGAAAGGATTCCGCATAATCCTTGCTATTTTTGTAATAGTTGTTTCAAGTCTTACAATTACGTCGACGGGGAAAAAGTCGGGAATTTTAAAGCGTTCGCGTATCCGCGTAATGTCGAAGCagtaagaaaagaaaagaagaagtaA
- the Pbp49 gene encoding proximal sequence element A Pbp49 isoform X1: MEDIYKLYNSNASPKVHIKEYFNEYLNMIESTENIISIKQNDSNFMDLMGVQLGEEEMSMLENYCSTDNLTVEGEMPKFKDSRKLRKKDTFAPTEPPDVDLQTIQNLKRRLKQENKQLCYKYQSELFINYEKDKEVVDKIASPGQDILVFVRTYHPFMQRQKNPLKQCISILRLNTIIAVLGSQTLAHLRDKISCIADCTISKECSEDLKNAIGPMAKDVYKSGFFFIEDTFYNDSRCPKNTDYSKVIIEWAQRRSNLGPFKTATMEDCRIDSLLLRFGFPWVYKHQGGCEHLIVFSDARLINNNDALAVTAYPRIVRLRPLSSKYCMICGVYNAKWITVEHERIPHNPCYFCNSCFKSYNYVDGEKVGNFKAFAYPRNVEAVRKEKKK; encoded by the exons ATGGAAGACATATACAAACTTTATAACAGCAATGCTTCTCCGAAGGTTCACATAAAAGAATATTTCAACGAATATCTTAACATGATCGAGTCCACAGAAAACATTATATCGATTAAACAGAATGACTCGAATTTTATGGATCTAATGGGAGTCCAGCTTGGAGAGGAAGAAATGTCTATGCTGGAAAATTATTGCAG TACTGACAATTTGACAGTTGAAGGAGAGATGCCAAAATTCAAAGACAGTAGGAAGCTCAGGAAAAAGGACACTTTCGCTCCTACAGAACCACCAGACGTGGACTTGCAAACCATCCAAAATCTCAAGAGAAGATTGAAACAAGAAAACAAGCAGCTTTGTTACAAGTACCAAAGCGAATTATTTATA AATTACGAGAAGGATAAAGAAGTAGTTGACAAGATTGCTAGTCCTGGACAAGATATTTTGGTCTTCGTCAGGACTTACCATCCTTTCATGCAACGCCAAAAAAATCCTCTAAAGCAATGCATTTCGATACTCCGATTAAATACCATTATAGCTGTGCTAGGTTCTCAGACTTTGGCACATTTGCGTGACAAAATATCTTGTATAGCCGATTGTACCATTTCTAAAGAATGCAGtgaagatttaaaaaatgcgaTAGGACCGATGGCAAAA GATGTGTACAAATCCGGTTTCTTTTTTATAGAGGACACTTTTTACAATGACTCTAGGTGTCCCAAAAACACTGATTACAGTAAAGTGATTATCGAGTGGGCACAAAGGCGATCGAATTTAGGACCTTTCAAAACTGCCACAATGGAGGATTGTAGAATAGATTCCTTGCTCTTAAGATTCGGTTTCCCATGGGTATACAAACACCAAGGCGGCTGTGAACATTTGATCGTGTTTAGCGACGCAAG ATTGATCAATAACAACGATGCTTTGGCTGTAACCGCATACCCACGAATTGTGAGACTAAGACCCTTGTCTTCCAAGTATTGCATGATATGTGGCGTGTACAATGCAAAATGGATCACTGTGGAACACGAAAGGATTCCGCATAATCCTTGCTATTTTTGTAATAGTTGTTTCAAGTCTTACAATTACGTCGACGGGGAAAAAGTCGGGAATTTTAAAGCGTTCGCGTATCCGCGTAATGTCGAAGCagtaagaaaagaaaagaagaagtaA